In the genome of Candidatus Firestonebacteria bacterium RIFOXYD2_FULL_39_29, one region contains:
- a CDS encoding cytidine deaminase, whose protein sequence is MNKKTLHKRPSWDQYFMQVAHLIATRSTCTRRKVGAVVVKEKRILSTGYNGTPSGVRHCTEVGCLREKMGVPSGQRQEICRGLHGEQNAILQAARFGNSMKDSVLYCTTQPCVTCAKMIINAGVTEVIYEGDYPDKLALKILKEAGIKLTRFKCT, encoded by the coding sequence ATGAATAAGAAGACTTTACATAAGCGCCCGAGCTGGGATCAGTATTTTATGCAGGTTGCGCATCTCATTGCTACCCGTTCCACTTGTACCAGGCGGAAAGTGGGCGCGGTAGTGGTTAAGGAAAAAAGGATACTGAGTACAGGGTATAACGGAACACCTTCAGGCGTCAGACATTGTACCGAAGTTGGCTGCTTAAGAGAGAAGATGGGAGTACCTTCAGGACAGAGGCAGGAGATCTGCAGGGGTTTGCATGGTGAACAGAATGCTATTTTGCAGGCTGCGAGATTTGGTAATTCAATGAAAGATTCGGTGTTATATTGTACTACTCAACCCTGTGTTACTTGTGCAAAAATGATAATAAATGCGGGGGTTACTGAGGTTATTTATGAAGGTGATTATCCCGATAAACTGGCTCTTAAAATATTAAAGGAAGCCGGGATAAAACTTACAAGGTTTAAATGCACATAG
- a CDS encoding serine hydroxymethyltransferase (catalyzes the reaction of glycine with 5,10-methylenetetrahydrofolate to form L-serine and tetrahydrofolate), whose translation MFKGYFGDVLKKEDPVLEKLIIEEFKRENTKLQMIASENYASKAVMAAQGSVLTNKYAEGYPYKKFYEGCQYASEIEQLAIDRMQKLFNAEHVNVQPHSGSSANLAVFIAVLQAGDVVMGMDLSCGGHLTHGAPANISGKTYKIVSYGVNRDTNLLDYDEIRQLALKHRPKLIIAGASAYPRIIDFKKFKDIAAEAGAYFMADIAHIAGLIAGKVHPDASPYADFVTGTTHKTLSGPRGGFIISRKEFAKKIDSAVFPGIQGGPLVHVIAAKAVCFKQAMTPEFRKYQQQVVKNAKVLAAELVKRGFKLVTGGTDNHLMLVDLRGLNITGRDAALVLDDSGITINKNGIPYDTMNVWHTSGIRIGTPAITTRGMKEGQMPEIAELIDRVLKNIKSPKVHKEVAGKVKQLCKKFPVKI comes from the coding sequence ATGTTCAAAGGTTATTTTGGCGATGTATTAAAGAAAGAAGATCCTGTATTGGAAAAGTTGATCATAGAGGAGTTTAAAAGAGAAAATACTAAACTTCAGATGATTGCTTCTGAAAATTACGCCAGTAAGGCTGTAATGGCGGCGCAAGGGTCTGTTCTTACTAATAAGTATGCTGAAGGGTATCCGTATAAAAAGTTTTATGAAGGTTGCCAATATGCCAGTGAGATAGAACAACTGGCGATTGACCGGATGCAAAAACTCTTTAACGCGGAACATGTTAATGTTCAGCCGCATTCCGGCTCCTCTGCTAATCTTGCTGTTTTCATTGCTGTTTTACAAGCGGGTGATGTTGTTATGGGAATGGATCTGTCCTGTGGCGGACATTTAACACACGGTGCTCCGGCTAATATATCGGGAAAGACCTATAAAATTGTTTCCTATGGCGTAAACAGGGATACAAATCTGCTGGATTACGATGAAATCAGACAGCTCGCATTGAAACACCGTCCAAAGTTAATAATCGCGGGAGCTTCGGCCTATCCGAGGATAATTGATTTCAAAAAGTTTAAAGATATTGCTGCGGAGGCAGGAGCTTATTTTATGGCAGATATTGCGCACATTGCCGGGCTGATAGCCGGTAAAGTACATCCGGATGCCTCTCCTTACGCGGATTTTGTTACAGGTACCACACATAAAACTCTTTCCGGACCGAGGGGCGGGTTTATCATCAGCAGAAAGGAATTTGCAAAGAAGATTGACTCAGCAGTGTTTCCCGGAATTCAGGGAGGTCCGCTTGTTCATGTTATCGCGGCAAAGGCTGTCTGTTTTAAGCAGGCTATGACTCCAGAATTCAGAAAATACCAGCAGCAGGTTGTGAAAAATGCAAAAGTGCTCGCGGCAGAGCTTGTAAAGCGGGGTTTTAAGCTTGTCACCGGAGGCACGGATAATCATCTTATGCTTGTGGATCTTCGTGGTCTGAATATTACGGGAAGAGATGCGGCCCTGGTATTGGATGATTCAGGAATTACGATTAATAAGAATGGTATTCCTTATGACACTATGAATGTCTGGCATACCAGCGGAATAAGGATAGGGACCCCTGCGATAACAACCAGGGGAATGAAGGAAGGACAAATGCCTGAAATAGCCGAGCTTATAGATAGAGTGCTTAAAAATATTAAGAGTCCAAAAGTCCATAAAGAAGTTGCAGGCAAAGTAAAGCAGCTCTGTAAAAAATTCCCGGTGAAGATATAA
- a CDS encoding ribose 5-phosphate isomerase B, with translation MMIVLGSDHASFELKEYIKAELGKMGYSVNDVGASSEKSVDYPDYAIKVAGEVKAKRADYGILFCGTGLGMSIAANKVKGIRAALCNDLYLAEMARKHNNANILVMGGRVVGKGLALEILKKFLNTAFEGGRHQDRLDKITKIEDGL, from the coding sequence ATGATGATAGTTCTTGGCAGTGATCATGCATCTTTTGAGCTTAAGGAATATATCAAAGCGGAATTAGGGAAAATGGGTTATTCTGTAAACGATGTTGGCGCTAGTTCTGAAAAAAGCGTTGACTATCCGGATTATGCAATAAAGGTAGCCGGGGAAGTAAAGGCGAAGAGAGCAGATTATGGAATACTCTTTTGCGGTACGGGTCTCGGGATGTCTATTGCTGCCAATAAGGTGAAAGGTATACGCGCTGCGCTCTGTAACGATCTGTATCTTGCCGAAATGGCAAGGAAACACAATAATGCTAATATTCTGGTGATGGGAGGCCGTGTTGTCGGGAAAGGGCTTGCTCTGGAGATACTTAAGAAGTTCCTTAATACCGCCTTCGAAGGCGGAAGACATCAGGATAGATTGGATAAAATAACGAAAATTGAAGACGGTTTGTAA
- a CDS encoding threonylcarbamoyl-AMP synthase — protein sequence MEYGASGKILKVDQLDFLAAELKAGKVAAIPTDTVYGIAAMMKIPSAIEKIYSIKKRPKNKPLIIFVKDPHDVEDFVEELPPFGIDLMEKFWPGALTIIFSAGENLSQGVTAGLDTIGVRMPDNKIVMEILKKVKEPLAVTSANISGKKDLTNAADVERELGSELDYILEGDIKKSPGVSTIVDVTGDHPSIFRQGVIKKKQLEEIVPGICE from the coding sequence ATGGAATATGGTGCTTCCGGAAAAATATTGAAAGTCGATCAGCTTGATTTTCTTGCGGCGGAACTTAAAGCAGGGAAAGTGGCAGCTATTCCTACGGATACTGTCTATGGCATTGCCGCTATGATGAAAATTCCTTCTGCTATAGAGAAAATATACAGCATTAAGAAAAGACCTAAGAATAAACCTCTTATTATCTTTGTAAAAGATCCTCATGATGTTGAAGATTTTGTCGAAGAATTGCCGCCTTTTGGAATTGACCTTATGGAGAAGTTCTGGCCGGGCGCGCTTACTATAATATTTTCTGCGGGAGAAAACTTATCTCAGGGCGTTACCGCAGGTCTGGATACTATCGGTGTGAGAATGCCGGATAATAAAATAGTTATGGAAATATTGAAAAAAGTTAAAGAGCCGCTTGCGGTAACAAGCGCGAATATATCGGGAAAGAAAGACCTGACTAATGCGGCGGATGTGGAGCGTGAACTGGGTAGTGAGCTTGACTATATACTGGAGGGAGATATTAAGAAATCCCCCGGGGTTTCCACTATTGTGGATGTAACCGGAGATCATCCCTCAATATTCAGACAGGGAGTTATTAAAAAGAAGCAGCTTGAAGAAATTGTCCCCGGGATTTGTGAATAA
- a CDS encoding 5-(carboxyamino)imidazole ribonucleotide mutase codes for MKKELVTIILGSDSDLSVLEGGVNLLEKAGVSYDIIIASAHRALPFLQKTIRAKEKSGTKVFIAAAGMAAALPGVVAAETTVPVIGIPIDSSALKGADALYSIVQMPGGIPVATVAIGKPGALNAAILAVEILAISDKRLKAFLKTYRKEMYDGILKKSAKLKVKGFKKYLEEQRR; via the coding sequence ATGAAAAAAGAGCTGGTTACTATAATTCTTGGGAGTGATTCTGACCTTTCTGTTCTGGAAGGCGGGGTTAATCTGCTTGAAAAGGCGGGGGTTTCCTATGACATTATTATTGCGAGCGCTCACAGGGCTCTTCCTTTTCTTCAAAAAACAATCAGAGCAAAAGAAAAAAGCGGGACTAAAGTATTTATTGCGGCGGCCGGAATGGCGGCGGCTCTCCCCGGGGTTGTAGCTGCTGAAACTACCGTACCTGTTATTGGTATTCCTATAGACAGCTCAGCTTTAAAGGGGGCTGATGCTCTCTATTCTATTGTTCAGATGCCGGGGGGTATTCCTGTTGCGACGGTAGCGATAGGAAAACCGGGTGCTCTTAATGCGGCTATACTTGCCGTAGAGATATTAGCGATTTCAGATAAAAGATTAAAAGCTTTCCTTAAGACCTACAGGAAAGAGATGTATGACGGCATTTTAAAAAAATCCGCAAAATTAAAAGTGAAAGGCTTTAAAAAATATTTAGAAGAACAGAGAAGGTAA
- a CDS encoding peptide chain release factor 2, with the protein MKERDDNKKELDNWNLLNSKADDVVAGLELIKHGEDPELIKEIVEQLNQLKKDLRTEELKLYFTDKYDTHNAFLSIHPGAGGTESQDWASMLLRMYNRWAERKGFSVEMVDYQPGEEAGLKDVTLFLSGTNVYGFLKSEKGVHRLVRISPFDSNKRRHTSFASVDVMPEVDDVEVNIADEEIRIDTYRASGAGGQHINRTESAIRLTHYASGIVVTCQSERSQMKNKTMAYKVLKARLYEFYGNKRKEEMKLVQGEKKDIEWGSQIRSYVFQPYRLVKDNRTGFEVTNTISVMDGEIDVFIEEYLRTNANKK; encoded by the coding sequence ATGAAAGAGCGCGATGATAATAAGAAAGAACTTGATAATTGGAATTTATTAAATTCGAAAGCTGATGATGTAGTAGCAGGGTTGGAACTCATTAAGCACGGGGAAGACCCTGAACTTATAAAAGAAATTGTTGAACAGCTTAATCAGCTGAAAAAAGATCTCCGTACGGAAGAGCTTAAACTCTACTTTACGGATAAATACGACACTCATAACGCGTTTCTTTCCATTCATCCCGGAGCCGGCGGTACCGAATCTCAGGATTGGGCTTCAATGCTTCTGAGAATGTATAATAGGTGGGCGGAAAGGAAAGGGTTCTCCGTGGAAATGGTAGACTATCAGCCCGGTGAAGAAGCAGGACTTAAGGATGTCACCCTTTTTCTCTCAGGTACGAATGTTTATGGTTTTCTTAAATCAGAAAAAGGTGTGCACCGTCTTGTCCGGATATCCCCTTTTGATTCCAATAAAAGACGCCATACTTCTTTTGCTTCTGTGGATGTAATGCCGGAAGTCGATGATGTAGAGGTTAATATTGCTGATGAGGAGATAAGAATAGATACCTATCGTGCTTCAGGTGCAGGGGGACAGCATATAAACCGTACCGAATCTGCAATCCGCCTTACTCACTATGCTTCAGGAATAGTTGTGACCTGCCAGTCTGAAAGAAGTCAGATGAAAAATAAAACAATGGCATATAAAGTTCTTAAAGCCCGTCTTTATGAGTTCTACGGAAATAAACGTAAAGAAGAGATGAAACTGGTTCAGGGGGAGAAGAAAGATATAGAATGGGGAAGTCAGATAAGATCTTACGTCTTTCAACCGTACCGTCTGGTTAAAGATAACAGGACGGGATTTGAGGTTACAAATACGATTTCCGTAATGGACGGAGAAATAGATGTTTTTATAGAAGAGTATCTCAGAACAAACGCGAATAAAAAGTAA
- a CDS encoding ATP synthase F1 subunit epsilon yields the protein MSNTKSFILEILTPDKMFFTGEVESLEAPSLVGSFGVLKNHAPMLAVLKKGKVKYKHGNEEKEINVGEGFVEVLPDKVRILVEGCE from the coding sequence ATGAGCAATACAAAGTCGTTCATACTTGAAATATTGACGCCTGATAAAATGTTTTTTACCGGTGAAGTTGAGTCTCTTGAAGCGCCTTCGCTTGTGGGGAGTTTTGGGGTGTTGAAGAATCATGCTCCTATGTTGGCTGTATTAAAAAAAGGAAAAGTGAAATATAAACACGGGAATGAGGAAAAAGAGATAAATGTAGGGGAAGGGTTTGTTGAAGTACTACCGGATAAAGTACGTATTCTCGTTGAAGGATGTGAATAA